From Streptomyces yatensis, one genomic window encodes:
- a CDS encoding acyl-CoA dehydrogenase family protein → MTQTLDAAAAAAAGRSPSGSAFDRALDVVARRRAEFEERGHVPRDVIEEFKAAGIYRASTPRQFGGDALPPAAFLRLIERISVVDGSAGWVASFGSSLVYLAALPLRTQAELYADGPDVVFAGGLFPVQPTERVPGGHRVGGRWKFASGCKGADVFGVGIKGGQDQGGRPLTAVLRPEQVEIVENWDVIGMRGTGSHDLVVDGAVVPEGWTFVRGGEPTVDEPLYRYPTVPYAAQVLAVVGLGVARAALDHVIAQGGRVSYTGAPKPAERATYRITVGQAEAQLRSARAYFYETTEEVWATVAAGDPASPGQASSLRLASAHLAKTSFEVVRAAYQLGGIAAIADGSPMQRYLRDASVVPQHAFLQEGMYDGAGAVLMGVQPFPGYL, encoded by the coding sequence ATGACGCAGACGCTGGATGCCGCCGCGGCGGCGGCCGCGGGGCGGTCGCCCTCCGGATCGGCGTTCGACCGGGCGCTGGACGTGGTCGCCCGGCGGCGGGCCGAATTCGAGGAGCGGGGGCATGTTCCGCGCGATGTGATCGAGGAATTCAAGGCCGCGGGAATCTACCGGGCGAGCACCCCGAGGCAATTCGGCGGCGACGCCCTTCCGCCCGCCGCGTTCCTCCGGCTCATCGAACGGATTTCGGTCGTCGACGGCTCGGCCGGCTGGGTCGCCAGCTTCGGCTCGTCCCTGGTCTATCTGGCCGCCCTGCCGCTGCGGACCCAGGCCGAACTGTACGCCGACGGGCCCGATGTGGTCTTCGCCGGTGGGCTGTTCCCGGTGCAGCCCACCGAGCGGGTCCCGGGCGGCCACCGGGTCGGTGGCCGCTGGAAGTTCGCCAGCGGCTGCAAGGGCGCGGACGTCTTCGGCGTGGGTATCAAGGGCGGTCAGGACCAGGGCGGCCGACCGCTCACCGCCGTACTGCGGCCCGAGCAGGTGGAGATCGTCGAGAACTGGGACGTCATCGGCATGCGCGGCACCGGAAGCCACGACCTCGTGGTGGACGGGGCAGTCGTCCCCGAGGGCTGGACGTTCGTCCGCGGCGGCGAGCCCACCGTGGACGAGCCGCTCTACCGCTACCCGACCGTCCCGTACGCCGCCCAGGTGCTGGCCGTCGTCGGCCTCGGAGTGGCACGGGCCGCGCTCGACCACGTCATCGCCCAGGGCGGCCGCGTGAGCTATACGGGTGCCCCGAAACCCGCCGAGCGCGCCACCTACCGCATCACGGTCGGCCAGGCCGAGGCCCAACTCCGCTCCGCCCGGGCCTACTTCTACGAGACCACCGAGGAGGTGTGGGCCACCGTGGCGGCGGGGGACCCGGCGAGCCCCGGACAGGCCAGCTCGCTGCGGCTCGCCTCCGCCCACCTCGCGAAGACCTCCTTCGAGGTGGTCCGCGCCGCCTACCAGCTCGGTGGCATCGCCGCCATCGCCGACGGCAGCCCCATGCAGCGCTATCTGCGCGACGCCTCCGTCGTCCCCCAGCACGCCTTCCTGCAGGAGGGCATGTACGACGGCGCGGGCGCGGTCCTCATGGGCGTCCAGCCCTTCCCGGGCTACCTCTGA
- a CDS encoding sensor histidine kinase → MDRLPPSVPPSGFQTLMQALKYCVLLHDARTYDILWANRAACELLGWTVDELRPLKAPDMSKNSLQYSRALGHRWLGHAVEHGISATEWCYRSKSGEEILTEAIAIRVALPARTVVMVQFRDIAEEKAVRRDLFRTESRLRAFLSGLAEGIVVLDETDRVVFASESAARLLGGDLHGADFTGYCRDGTVPDREGRYRFAAPGEEPRWYAATCQYIEIESDLHGRMLLFYDITDRVRAEEEHRRDTQRLNHLARNNAMGDMAMAIAHEVSQPLAAAYNFVEGARGRLGRGDESVAWGLDNAARQIERARTILASLRGYVGRLEQSEQRADLNAIVRDCAYFIELRAQEHAVPVAYDLTAEPLPVRCENVLIGQVVMNLAFNAVDEMAGLPQAERGARITTRRGADGSAVLAVEDWGNGPPAEDRLFDGVFTSKENGSGIGLALSHRIITRHGGRMDVHANEPRGAVFRFTLPADGAVRVGEIP, encoded by the coding sequence GTGGACCGTCTTCCGCCGTCCGTTCCGCCGTCCGGCTTCCAGACGCTGATGCAGGCCCTGAAGTACTGCGTCCTGCTGCACGACGCCCGCACCTACGACATCCTCTGGGCCAACCGGGCGGCCTGCGAACTGCTCGGCTGGACCGTCGACGAGCTCAGGCCCCTCAAAGCACCGGACATGAGCAAGAACTCCCTCCAGTACAGCCGGGCGCTCGGGCACCGCTGGCTCGGCCACGCGGTGGAGCACGGCATCAGCGCCACCGAGTGGTGCTACCGCTCCAAGAGTGGCGAGGAGATCCTCACCGAGGCCATCGCCATCCGCGTCGCGCTGCCCGCGCGGACGGTGGTGATGGTCCAGTTCCGGGACATCGCCGAGGAGAAGGCGGTCCGGCGCGATCTGTTCCGCACCGAGAGCAGGCTGCGGGCCTTTCTCAGCGGCCTGGCCGAGGGGATCGTCGTTCTCGACGAGACCGACCGGGTGGTCTTCGCCAGCGAATCCGCGGCCAGACTGCTCGGCGGCGACCTCCACGGGGCGGACTTCACCGGCTACTGCCGCGACGGGACCGTACCCGACCGCGAGGGCCGCTACCGGTTCGCCGCACCCGGCGAGGAGCCCCGCTGGTACGCGGCCACCTGCCAGTACATCGAGATCGAAAGCGATCTGCACGGCCGGATGCTGCTCTTCTACGACATCACCGACCGGGTCCGCGCCGAGGAGGAGCACCGCCGCGACACCCAGCGCCTGAACCATCTGGCCCGCAACAACGCCATGGGCGACATGGCGATGGCCATCGCCCACGAGGTGAGCCAGCCGCTCGCGGCCGCGTACAACTTCGTCGAAGGGGCCCGTGGCCGGCTCGGACGCGGGGACGAGAGCGTGGCCTGGGGGCTGGACAACGCCGCACGGCAGATCGAGCGGGCCCGGACGATCCTGGCCAGCCTGCGCGGCTACGTCGGCCGCCTGGAACAGTCCGAGCAACGGGCCGACCTCAACGCGATCGTGCGCGACTGCGCGTACTTCATCGAACTGCGCGCCCAGGAACACGCGGTGCCCGTCGCATACGACCTCACCGCCGAGCCGCTGCCGGTGCGCTGCGAGAACGTGCTCATCGGGCAGGTCGTGATGAACCTCGCCTTCAACGCGGTGGACGAGATGGCCGGCCTTCCGCAGGCGGAACGCGGGGCGCGGATCACCACCCGGCGTGGCGCGGACGGGTCCGCCGTGCTCGCGGTCGAGGACTGGGGAAACGGTCCGCCGGCGGAGGACCGGCTCTTCGACGGTGTCTTCACCTCCAAGGAGAACGGCAGCGGTATCGGCCTCGCCCTCAGCCACCGCATCATCACCCGCCACGGTGGCCGGATGGACGTCCACGCGAACGAACCGCGCGGCGCGGTTTTCCGGTTCACGCTGCCCGCCGACGGGGCGGTCCGGGTAGGGGAAATCCCCTAG
- a CDS encoding SDR family NAD(P)-dependent oxidoreductase, translated as MTTENVRVALVTGAAGGLGAHIARRLYDQGYRVALTDLDEAGAVKAAADLDPEGRVTAGLALDVRDKNAFVTVRDRLVDRWGAVHVLVNNAALTKAESVMDISPESFDRIVSTNLNGAFFGCQVFGAYFAERGYGRIVNIASLAGQNGGSGTGAHYAAAKGGVATLTKVFARELSSHGVTVNAISPGPLDLPVVRDIIPPDKIDAFERAIPVGRLGRPEFIADMAVLLAADHADTVTGACWDANGGLYLR; from the coding sequence ATGACCACGGAGAACGTCCGCGTCGCCCTCGTCACGGGAGCGGCGGGCGGCCTCGGCGCCCATATCGCCCGCCGGCTGTACGACCAGGGCTACCGCGTCGCCCTCACCGACCTGGACGAGGCGGGCGCCGTGAAGGCCGCGGCGGATCTCGACCCGGAAGGCCGCGTCACCGCCGGGCTCGCCCTGGACGTACGCGACAAGAACGCCTTCGTGACCGTCCGTGATCGGCTCGTCGACCGCTGGGGCGCCGTTCATGTGCTGGTCAACAACGCCGCACTGACCAAGGCCGAATCGGTGATGGACATCAGCCCCGAGAGCTTCGACCGGATCGTGTCCACCAACCTCAACGGCGCCTTCTTCGGCTGCCAGGTCTTCGGCGCCTACTTCGCCGAACGGGGCTACGGGCGCATCGTCAACATCGCCTCCCTGGCCGGTCAGAACGGCGGCTCGGGGACCGGTGCGCACTATGCGGCGGCGAAGGGGGGAGTGGCCACCCTGACGAAGGTGTTCGCCCGCGAGCTCAGCTCGCACGGGGTGACGGTGAACGCCATCTCCCCGGGCCCCCTGGACCTGCCGGTGGTCCGCGACATCATTCCGCCGGACAAGATCGACGCCTTCGAACGCGCCATCCCCGTAGGGCGGTTGGGCCGCCCGGAGTTCATCGCCGACATGGCCGTGCTGCTCGCCGCCGACCACGCGGACACGGTCACCGGCGCGTGCTGGGACGCCAACGGCGGCCTGTACCTGCGCTGA
- a CDS encoding flavin reductase, whose amino-acid sequence MTPDRSQFREAMAHLPAAVNILTTDGPNGRCGITVSAVCSVTDDPPTVLVCVNRGSAMHDVFRANGRVCVNVLGGAQQELALHFAGATKVPMAERFTWDVWDRAHDVPVLKDALVSAIGTITHAVPMGSHSVLFVDIERIRTHSGGQSLVYFNRAFHRLDATPLVPEGTRS is encoded by the coding sequence GTGACCCCCGACCGGTCCCAGTTCCGGGAGGCGATGGCGCATCTCCCGGCGGCCGTCAATATTCTGACCACCGACGGCCCGAACGGCCGCTGTGGCATCACCGTCAGTGCGGTCTGCTCCGTGACCGACGATCCGCCGACCGTGCTGGTCTGCGTCAACCGCGGCAGCGCCATGCACGATGTGTTCCGGGCCAACGGAAGGGTCTGCGTCAATGTGCTCGGCGGCGCCCAGCAGGAACTGGCCCTGCACTTCGCCGGGGCCACGAAGGTGCCGATGGCCGAGCGCTTCACCTGGGACGTCTGGGACCGCGCCCACGACGTTCCGGTGCTGAAGGACGCCCTGGTGAGTGCCATCGGCACGATCACACACGCCGTCCCCATGGGCTCCCACAGTGTGCTCTTCGTCGACATCGAGCGAATCCGCACCCACTCGGGCGGGCAGAGCCTCGTCTACTTCAACCGCGCGTTCCACCGTCTCGACGCCACACCTCTGGTGCCGGAGGGCACCCGGTCCTGA
- a CDS encoding response regulator transcription factor, protein MSLVYILDDDEELSESLAWLLESVGIRSERFRDAHAFLRSYDRDRPACLVLDVRMPELSGFDVQQLLNETGAPLPVVFVSAHGDIRMSVRALQNGAVDFLEKPYDPQHMLDVVQAARRTARERFERAAGQRELRTSLDRLTAREREVLALSVDGVPNKRIATRLGISTKTVDVHRARIREKTGAESIATLVHDILRMGLRPMADR, encoded by the coding sequence ATGTCCCTCGTCTACATCCTGGACGACGACGAGGAGCTGAGCGAATCGCTCGCCTGGCTCCTCGAGTCGGTCGGCATCCGCTCGGAGCGGTTCCGGGACGCCCACGCCTTTCTGCGCTCCTACGACCGCGACCGGCCCGCCTGCCTGGTCCTCGACGTCCGCATGCCCGAGCTGAGCGGGTTCGACGTACAGCAACTGCTGAACGAGACGGGCGCGCCGCTGCCCGTCGTCTTCGTCTCCGCGCACGGCGACATCCGGATGTCGGTGCGCGCCCTGCAGAACGGCGCGGTGGACTTCCTGGAGAAGCCGTACGACCCCCAGCACATGCTGGACGTCGTGCAGGCCGCGCGGCGCACCGCGCGGGAACGCTTCGAGCGGGCCGCCGGCCAGCGGGAGCTGCGGACCAGCCTGGACCGGCTGACCGCCCGCGAACGGGAGGTGCTCGCGCTGTCCGTCGACGGTGTGCCCAACAAGCGCATCGCGACCCGGCTCGGCATCAGCACCAAGACCGTCGATGTGCACCGCGCCCGGATCCGGGAGAAGACCGGCGCCGAGAGCATCGCGACCCTGGTGCACGACATCCTCCGGATGGGGCTGCGCCCCATGGCGGACCGATGA
- a CDS encoding ATP-binding cassette domain-containing protein, producing the protein MTAPLLELDDVVVEYPGRGRGRTPFRVLHGISLTIAPGETLGLVGESGSGKTTLGRAVLGLAPVTGGEIRYGGRDISRLGKRERRALSEDIQVVFQDPFTSLNPAMTVLDILTEPLLVTGVARRDAERRVRTLLDRVYLPHDAVHRLPREFSGGQRQRIAIARALCRNPRLIVCDEPVSALDLTTQARVLDLFTEIQEATGVAYLFVTHDLSVVRHISHRVAVLYRGDIVETGTAAQVTERPEHAYTRRLLLAAPVPDPDRQARRRAERLKEAAS; encoded by the coding sequence ATGACCGCTCCGCTCCTCGAACTCGACGACGTCGTGGTGGAGTACCCCGGAAGGGGCCGCGGCCGCACACCCTTCCGCGTCCTGCACGGCATCTCGCTGACCATCGCACCCGGCGAAACCCTCGGCCTGGTCGGCGAGTCCGGCTCCGGCAAGACCACACTGGGCCGGGCCGTCCTCGGTCTCGCGCCCGTCACCGGCGGCGAGATCCGGTACGGCGGAAGGGACATCTCCCGGCTCGGCAAGCGGGAGCGGCGGGCGCTCAGCGAGGACATCCAGGTGGTCTTCCAGGACCCGTTCACCTCGCTGAACCCGGCCATGACGGTCCTGGACATCCTCACCGAGCCCCTGCTGGTGACCGGCGTCGCCCGGCGCGACGCGGAACGGCGGGTGCGCACCCTGCTCGACCGGGTGTACCTCCCGCACGACGCGGTCCACCGGCTGCCCCGGGAGTTCTCCGGCGGCCAGCGCCAGCGGATCGCCATCGCGCGCGCCCTGTGCCGGAACCCCCGGCTGATCGTCTGCGACGAACCGGTCAGCGCCCTCGACCTGACGACCCAGGCCCGGGTGCTCGACCTGTTCACCGAGATCCAGGAGGCGACGGGCGTGGCGTATCTCTTCGTCACCCATGATCTGTCGGTGGTCCGGCACATCAGCCACCGGGTGGCCGTGCTGTACCGTGGCGACATCGTGGAGACGGGCACCGCCGCCCAGGTCACCGAGCGTCCGGAACACGCCTACACCCGGCGGCTGTTGCTGGCGGCGCCGGTGCCGGACCCCGACCGGCAGGCGCGGCGCCGGGCCGAACGGCTGAAGGAGGCCGCCTCATGA
- a CDS encoding dipeptide/oligopeptide/nickel ABC transporter permease/ATP-binding protein: MTAVEPAAAPEPSPPAPGRDHLLRRTLRDPVAAGCLVVLVLVVVASLAAPLFTDYAPDLSIMGDTLAPASGTHPLGADGVGRDVLSRLLYGGRTSLLGGTLAILVAFAVGGPLGVISGFYRGWFDAAAGWIVNVIMAVPAIIVMLVVMAAVSQDLNVAMIVLGVIMAPMVFRLIRASVIAVREELYVDAARVSGLGDGRVMRRHILPVVVAPSVIQATQVFAVAIGIQAGLAFLGLGKASQASWGAMLSDAFTNIYNAPMLLVWPGAAMGLTILASSLLGNAVRDALGTTERPAVNKRRKRGARTGAPAADTPADRLLIVEGLRVGYPRPGGDKMVVDGVGLTVARGEVLGLVGESGSGKSQTAFSVLGLLPDDAEVTADRLTFDGQDLLGMDTAALNRLRGHGIGYVPQEPMSNLDPCFRIGFQLVEPMRTHLGLSRSEARTRALGLLERVGIPDPERVFRSYPHQISGGMAQRVLIAGAVSCAPRLLIADEPTTALDVTVQAEVLDLMRSLQQEHDMGMILVTHDFGVVADICDRVAVMRGGRIVETAPMRQIFAAPGHPYTRTLLDSTLDGGPVRGELSADSGADEPLKGATS; encoded by the coding sequence ATGACCGCTGTGGAGCCCGCCGCGGCCCCCGAGCCGTCCCCTCCGGCCCCCGGGCGGGACCACCTGCTGCGCCGGACCCTGCGTGACCCGGTGGCCGCCGGCTGCCTGGTGGTGCTGGTCCTGGTGGTCGTCGCGAGCCTGGCGGCGCCCCTGTTCACCGACTACGCACCCGACCTCAGCATCATGGGGGACACCCTCGCCCCCGCCTCGGGCACCCATCCGCTCGGCGCCGACGGCGTGGGCCGGGATGTGCTCTCGCGGCTGCTGTACGGAGGCCGCACCAGCCTCCTCGGCGGCACCCTCGCCATCCTCGTGGCCTTCGCCGTGGGCGGGCCGCTCGGTGTGATCAGCGGCTTCTACCGCGGCTGGTTCGACGCCGCGGCCGGCTGGATCGTCAACGTCATCATGGCCGTGCCCGCCATCATCGTGATGCTCGTGGTGATGGCGGCCGTCTCGCAGGACCTCAACGTCGCCATGATCGTCCTCGGCGTCATCATGGCCCCGATGGTCTTCCGGCTCATCCGGGCGTCGGTGATCGCGGTCCGCGAGGAGCTGTACGTGGACGCCGCCCGGGTCTCGGGACTCGGCGACGGGCGCGTCATGCGCCGCCACATCCTGCCCGTGGTGGTCGCGCCGTCCGTCATCCAGGCGACCCAGGTGTTCGCCGTGGCGATCGGCATCCAGGCCGGGCTCGCCTTCCTCGGCCTGGGCAAGGCGTCCCAGGCCAGCTGGGGCGCGATGCTCAGCGACGCCTTCACCAACATCTACAACGCCCCCATGCTGCTGGTGTGGCCGGGCGCCGCGATGGGCCTGACCATCCTGGCCTCCAGCCTGCTGGGCAACGCGGTACGCGACGCGCTGGGTACCACCGAGCGCCCGGCGGTGAACAAACGCCGTAAGCGGGGGGCGCGCACCGGCGCACCGGCCGCGGATACCCCCGCGGACCGCCTCCTCATCGTGGAGGGGCTGCGCGTCGGCTATCCGAGGCCCGGCGGCGACAAGATGGTGGTCGACGGGGTGGGCCTCACCGTGGCACGCGGCGAAGTCCTCGGCCTGGTGGGCGAGTCCGGCTCCGGCAAGAGCCAGACGGCGTTCTCCGTCCTCGGCCTGCTGCCGGACGACGCCGAGGTGACGGCCGACCGGCTGACCTTCGACGGGCAGGATCTGCTGGGCATGGACACCGCCGCGCTGAACCGCCTGCGCGGCCACGGCATCGGATACGTCCCCCAGGAGCCCATGTCCAACCTCGACCCCTGCTTCCGGATCGGCTTCCAGCTCGTGGAGCCCATGCGCACCCACCTCGGGCTGTCCCGGTCCGAGGCCCGTACCAGGGCGCTCGGACTGCTGGAACGGGTCGGCATCCCGGACCCGGAGCGGGTGTTCAGGTCGTATCCGCACCAGATCTCCGGCGGTATGGCGCAGCGGGTGCTCATCGCCGGCGCCGTCTCCTGCGCCCCGCGGCTGCTGATCGCCGACGAGCCGACCACGGCGCTGGACGTCACCGTCCAGGCCGAGGTGCTGGACCTGATGCGCTCCCTCCAGCAGGAGCACGACATGGGGATGATCCTCGTCACCCACGACTTCGGTGTGGTGGCCGACATCTGCGACCGGGTCGCGGTGATGCGGGGCGGGCGGATCGTGGAGACGGCGCCGATGCGGCAGATCTTCGCGGCGCCCGGGCATCCGTACACCCGCACCCTCCTGGACTCGACGCTGGACGGCGGGCCGGTCCGCGGCGAACTCTCCGCCGACTCCGGTGCCGATGAACCTCTCAAGGGGGCCACATCATGA
- a CDS encoding LLM class flavin-dependent oxidoreductase: MPVEFLGIAATHDGSETTARSGGAFDKEYTLRLARAHEDHGWDRVLFAYGSGSPDPAPAAAYIASRLDRLQILLAHRPNVSYPTFAAKTFATLDQISEGRLTVHFITGGNDHEQGREGDTLTKDQRYARTREYIQIVRKIWTTHEPFDHEGEHYRFHDFVSDVFPAQQPRPDISFGGSSPAAYAAGGAEADIYCLWGEPLEKTAEQIEAVKAAAQDAGRADIPRIQVAFRPIIAPTEELAWEKARRTVGAIEARKASGESVTRRHTGQAHPQNSGSQRLLAIAEAGERYDRALWTPTAAATGGAGNSNALVGTPETVAQALLDYYDLGVDILSARGYDLLGDAIDFGRHVIPIVREEVAKRDAERDAERAARGERTPAAVRG, translated from the coding sequence ATGCCCGTGGAATTCCTCGGCATCGCCGCGACCCATGACGGGTCCGAGACCACCGCGCGCTCAGGTGGCGCGTTCGACAAGGAGTACACACTCCGGCTTGCCAGGGCCCACGAGGACCATGGCTGGGACCGGGTGCTGTTCGCCTACGGATCCGGATCGCCCGACCCCGCACCGGCCGCCGCGTACATCGCGAGCAGACTGGACCGGCTCCAGATCCTGCTCGCCCATCGGCCCAACGTCTCGTATCCGACCTTCGCCGCCAAGACCTTCGCCACCCTCGACCAGATCAGCGAGGGGCGGCTGACCGTGCACTTCATCACGGGCGGCAACGACCACGAGCAGGGCCGGGAGGGCGACACGCTCACCAAGGACCAGCGCTACGCCCGCACCCGCGAGTACATCCAGATCGTCAGGAAGATCTGGACCACCCACGAGCCCTTCGACCACGAGGGCGAGCACTACCGCTTCCATGACTTCGTCAGTGATGTGTTCCCGGCCCAACAGCCCCGCCCGGACATCTCGTTCGGCGGCTCGTCCCCCGCCGCGTACGCCGCGGGAGGCGCCGAGGCCGACATCTACTGCCTGTGGGGCGAGCCCCTGGAGAAGACCGCCGAGCAGATCGAGGCGGTGAAGGCCGCCGCGCAGGACGCGGGCCGTGCCGACATCCCGCGCATCCAGGTGGCGTTCCGCCCGATCATCGCCCCGACCGAGGAACTGGCCTGGGAGAAGGCCCGCCGTACGGTGGGCGCGATCGAGGCCCGCAAGGCGAGCGGCGAGTCGGTCACCAGGCGCCACACCGGACAGGCACACCCGCAGAACTCCGGCTCCCAGCGGCTGCTCGCGATCGCCGAGGCGGGGGAGCGCTACGACCGCGCGCTGTGGACACCGACCGCCGCGGCGACCGGTGGGGCGGGCAACTCCAACGCCCTGGTCGGCACCCCCGAGACGGTCGCCCAGGCCCTCCTCGACTACTACGACCTCGGCGTGGACATCCTCTCCGCCCGCGGCTACGACCTGCTGGGCGACGCCATCGACTTCGGCCGGCACGTGATCCCGATCGTCCGTGAGGAGGTCGCCAAGCGTGATGCCGAACGTGATGCCGAGCGTGCGGCGCGTGGCGAGCGGACCCCGGCCGCCGTCCGTGGCTGA
- a CDS encoding ABC transporter permease, producing the protein MLTFLIRRIVAGAALVVVVATATFLLLNLTGTDVARNILGETAPRSAVTAKSHELRLDQPLVERYWHWAEQALRGDLGSSWFTGAPVNQSLVDTLPVTLSIVLAGLLLAAVLSVALGTAAALRGGWVDRMVQFAAVLGTAVPSFLIALVLAVTLAVQLGWLPATGYVAIDASLTEWLRSIILPAVSLAVAATAATAMQVRGALMDVLRADYVRTLRSRGLSTRSVVFRHALRNAAPPALTVLALQFIGLISGAVVVEKVFGLPGIGTLANSAAVRGDAPVLLGTVVVTVSIVVAVNLLLDIVYGWLNPKVRVS; encoded by the coding sequence GTGCTCACCTTTCTGATCCGGCGCATCGTCGCCGGCGCGGCCCTGGTGGTCGTCGTGGCCACCGCCACATTCCTGCTGCTGAATCTCACGGGGACCGACGTCGCCCGCAACATCCTCGGCGAGACCGCCCCGCGGTCCGCCGTGACCGCCAAAAGCCATGAACTCCGCCTGGACCAGCCCCTGGTGGAGCGCTACTGGCACTGGGCCGAACAGGCCCTGCGGGGTGACCTGGGCAGCTCGTGGTTCACCGGTGCCCCGGTGAACCAGTCCCTGGTGGACACCTTGCCGGTCACCCTCTCCATCGTGCTGGCCGGTCTGCTGCTCGCCGCGGTCCTCAGCGTCGCCCTGGGCACGGCGGCCGCGCTGCGCGGCGGCTGGGTGGACCGCATGGTGCAGTTCGCCGCGGTGCTGGGCACCGCGGTGCCCAGCTTCCTGATCGCCCTGGTCCTTGCCGTCACCCTGGCCGTTCAGCTCGGCTGGCTGCCCGCCACCGGCTACGTTGCCATCGACGCCTCCCTCACCGAATGGCTCCGCTCGATCATCCTGCCCGCGGTGTCCCTGGCCGTCGCCGCCACCGCGGCCACCGCGATGCAGGTGCGGGGCGCGCTGATGGACGTGTTGCGCGCGGACTACGTACGCACCCTGCGCAGCCGGGGCCTGAGCACCCGCAGCGTCGTGTTCCGGCATGCGCTGCGCAACGCCGCCCCGCCCGCCCTGACCGTGCTCGCCCTGCAGTTCATCGGGCTGATCAGCGGCGCCGTCGTGGTGGAGAAGGTGTTCGGCCTGCCGGGCATCGGCACCCTGGCCAACTCGGCCGCCGTACGCGGTGACGCGCCCGTGCTGCTCGGCACGGTCGTGGTGACGGTGAGCATCGTCGTCGCGGTCAATCTGCTGCTGGACATCGTGTACGGCTGGCTCAACCCGAAGGTGCGTGTCTCATGA
- a CDS encoding amino acid ABC transporter permease: MATPSRTTTPDAVPAPVDKRPETGAPGPGDLPRIVPRRRIGRLLTATAALLVFAMVVNSVVRNDAFQWDVVGRYFTTSAVLDGLLLTLWLTAAVMVLGFLLGIPLAVMRLSTNPVLSTLSWGYVWIFRSTPLLVQLLLWFNIGALYPTLGLGIPFGPQFVTVKTVNLLGPTLTAVIGLTLHEAAYATEVIRGGILSVDSGQTEAAQALGLGTWRTLRRIVIPQAMRSIVPTAGNMLIGTLKGTSIVSVLAVHDLLYSVQLVYNQTYQVIPLLMVATLWYIAVTTVLSAGQFYVERYYARGSARALPPTPLQRLRARAAAVPRARSRATTAKTTV; encoded by the coding sequence ATGGCCACGCCTTCCCGTACCACCACCCCCGACGCGGTGCCCGCCCCCGTCGACAAGCGCCCCGAGACGGGCGCCCCCGGTCCCGGCGACCTGCCGCGGATCGTGCCGCGCCGACGCATCGGCCGCCTGCTGACCGCCACCGCCGCGCTTCTGGTCTTCGCGATGGTGGTCAATTCCGTTGTGCGCAATGACGCTTTCCAGTGGGATGTGGTGGGCCGGTACTTCACCACCAGCGCCGTGCTCGACGGACTGCTGCTGACCCTGTGGCTGACCGCCGCGGTGATGGTGCTCGGTTTTCTGCTCGGCATCCCACTGGCGGTGATGCGGCTGTCCACCAACCCGGTGCTGTCCACGCTGAGTTGGGGCTATGTGTGGATCTTCCGCTCCACGCCGCTGCTGGTGCAGCTGCTGTTGTGGTTCAACATCGGCGCTCTGTACCCGACGCTGGGCCTCGGCATCCCCTTCGGCCCGCAGTTCGTCACCGTCAAGACGGTCAACCTGCTCGGCCCCACCCTCACCGCCGTCATCGGCCTGACCCTGCACGAGGCCGCCTATGCCACCGAGGTGATACGCGGCGGCATCCTGTCCGTGGACTCCGGCCAGACCGAGGCCGCCCAGGCACTCGGACTCGGCACATGGCGCACCCTGCGCCGGATCGTCATTCCGCAGGCGATGCGCTCCATCGTGCCGACGGCCGGAAACATGCTGATCGGCACGCTCAAGGGCACCAGCATCGTCAGCGTGCTGGCCGTGCACGACCTGCTGTACTCGGTGCAGCTGGTCTACAACCAGACCTACCAGGTCATCCCGCTGCTCATGGTGGCCACCCTCTGGTACATCGCGGTCACCACCGTACTGAGCGCGGGACAGTTCTACGTCGAGCGGTACTACGCCCGAGGGTCCGCGCGGGCACTGCCGCCCACCCCGCTGCAACGGCTGCGCGCCCGTGCGGCCGCCGTCCCGCGCGCCCGGTCGCGCGCCACGACGGCCAAGACCACCGTCTGA